A genomic segment from Dendropsophus ebraccatus isolate aDenEbr1 chromosome 7, aDenEbr1.pat, whole genome shotgun sequence encodes:
- the LOC138797517 gene encoding palmitoyltransferase ZDHHC1-like — MDMELPDKKRRNGLQRPWHRLQILSWIMYVFLEITAFGLIIPLLPCSWQSAGYGILGFLFSGYFILYLLTNSIDASSVDLYVPVNSMEANKTEPEKMHCHIIPVTFYKEKTRFCCVCQKDVFNFDHHSLIFNTCIGGRNFWFYMNCLVASFLGMTCLAILSLYEFSVYYYQPLVLLEASNSWLIIIPKNILEMHSVVIPTITFIYGVLSLLTAAVLGYYICFRLCLLRQELTMQEYCENRELEKKNSQQQPTRSIDIEGIGSCPFFQYFLVLSAERKSHLYFHDTSMQTEQPIKNNVATQTLIKMADIATQKDEITIQIDRATQTQNEEHRPSSRFGFGDVFQISRRSTRTSEM; from the coding sequence ATGGATATGGAGCTTCCAGACAAAAAGCGGAGGAATGGGTTACAGCGGCCATGGCATCGACTGCAAATCCTTAGCTGGATTATGTATGTGTTTTTGGAAATCACAGCTTTTGGCTTAATCATTCCGCTGCTTCCTTGCTCCTGGCAATCTGCTGGCTATGGAATTCTAGGCTTCTTGTTCTCTGGATATTTTATTCTCTATCTCCTTACAAATTCTATTGACGCTTCTAGTGTAGATCTATATGTTCCTGTCAACTCCATGGAAGCAAACAAAACCGAACCAGAGAAGATGCATTGCCACATAATACCTGTGACTTTTTATAAAGAGAAAACTAGATTTTGCTGTGTTTGTCAAAAAGATGTTTTCAACTTTGATCACCATTCCTTGATTTTTAACACCTGTATCGGAGGAAGAAATTTTTGGTTTTACATGAATTGCCTGGTGGCATCTTTCTTAGGCATGACATGTCTGGCCATCTTGTCCCTGTATGAGTTTTCTGTGTATTACTATCAGCCATTGGTGTTGCTGGAAGCGTCTAACAGCTGGCTTATTATCATTCCCAAAAACATCCTTGAAATGCATTCAGTTGTGATCCCTACAATAACCTTTATATATGGAGTTCTTAGTCTCTTAACAGCAGCTGTGTTGGGATACTATATATGTTTCCGCCTTTGTTTGCTGAGGCAAGAATTGACTATGCAAGAGTATTGTGAGAACCGTGAATTGGAAAAGAAAAACTCTCAGCAACAACCCACGAGGAGCATAGACATTGAAGGCATCGGTTCCTGTCCTTTTTTCCAATATTTCTTAGTCCTATCAGCTGAAAGAAAGAGCCACCTATATTTCCATGATACGTCAATGCAGACAGAGCAGCCAATAAAGAACAATGTAGCAACACAGACGTTAATCAAAATGGCAGATATAGCAACACAAAAAGATGAAATAACAATTCAAATAGATAGAGCAACCCAAACACAGAATGAAGAACATCGCCCAAGCTCCAGATTTGGATTCGGAGATGTGTTCCAAATATCACGCAGAAGTACAAGAACATCAGAAATGTAA